In Anseongella ginsenosidimutans, one genomic interval encodes:
- a CDS encoding MFS transporter: MSQVTGNWRKVFSIIWAGQFMSLLSSSLVNFAVIIWLSLETGSAEVLALAAISALLPQSVIGLFSGVFIDRWDRKKTMIMADGFIALCTLVIASLFYFGQMELWYLYLLLGLRSVGSAFHMPAMQASVPLLAPASELMRVAGINQVIQSVSNIAGPALGALAIGLMDIGYVLLFDIAGALFAILSLLFVRIPNPERTVQKGKGIKQVLGDIEAGIRAITFSRGFSLLFLFSIVATFCLMPVAVLFPLLTLKHFQGDTFQMGLIEVVWGVGMLAGGGLLGMLKIRTNKVVLINWMYIILGAVLALSGLLPPRGYAVFVVLTTIGGITGAIYNASFTAIIQEKIDPALLGRVFSMFFSISLFPSLLALMGTGFLADTIGISRTFVILGSAIGLVGILSFLVPEVTRAGEAGQGPA, from the coding sequence ATGTCTCAGGTAACAGGCAACTGGAGAAAAGTATTCTCCATTATATGGGCGGGTCAGTTTATGTCCCTGCTCAGTAGTTCTCTGGTGAATTTTGCAGTCATTATCTGGTTGAGCCTGGAAACGGGCTCCGCCGAGGTGCTGGCCCTGGCCGCGATTTCCGCCTTGCTGCCGCAATCGGTGATCGGGCTTTTTTCCGGCGTTTTCATAGACCGGTGGGACCGGAAAAAGACCATGATCATGGCCGATGGCTTCATTGCCCTCTGCACCCTGGTGATTGCTTCTTTGTTTTATTTCGGGCAAATGGAACTGTGGTACCTTTACCTATTGCTGGGCCTTCGTTCGGTAGGCTCAGCCTTTCATATGCCTGCCATGCAGGCCTCGGTACCTTTGCTGGCTCCCGCGTCCGAGCTGATGCGGGTAGCCGGGATCAACCAGGTAATACAGTCCGTTTCCAATATTGCCGGCCCGGCGCTCGGAGCCCTGGCTATTGGCCTTATGGACATTGGTTATGTTCTGCTTTTTGATATTGCCGGCGCCCTTTTCGCCATATTATCCCTGCTTTTTGTGCGAATTCCCAACCCGGAGCGCACCGTGCAGAAGGGAAAAGGTATAAAACAGGTACTAGGTGATATCGAAGCGGGGATTCGCGCTATCACCTTTTCCAGGGGATTTTCGCTGCTATTCCTTTTTTCGATCGTCGCCACGTTTTGCCTGATGCCGGTCGCCGTACTTTTTCCGCTGCTTACCCTGAAGCACTTTCAGGGGGATACTTTCCAGATGGGCTTGATAGAAGTCGTCTGGGGTGTGGGTATGCTGGCCGGAGGAGGATTGCTGGGTATGCTGAAAATACGGACGAACAAGGTGGTGTTGATCAACTGGATGTACATCATCCTGGGTGCGGTACTTGCGCTGTCCGGACTGCTGCCTCCCCGGGGTTATGCTGTTTTTGTAGTTTTGACAACCATCGGAGGCATAACCGGGGCAATATACAATGCCAGTTTCACGGCTATTATTCAGGAAAAGATCGATCCCGCGTTGCTGGGCCGGGTGTTCTCTATGTTTTTCAGCATCTCCCTTTTTCCGTCCCTGCTGGCGCTGATGGGCACCGGCTTCCTGGCCGATACGATCGGGATCAGCCGGACATTCGTGATTCTGGGAAGTGCGATCGGCCTGGTGGGTATCCTTTCATTTTTGGTGCCCGAAGTGACGCGCGCCGGAGAAGCGGGGCAAGGGCCGGCCTGA
- a CDS encoding glycosyl hydrolase: MNKIYLKTLFLFLSGAFMFSCSEQLAENVPFSTLEDRFKTPPDSIQTSVYWYWISDNISKEGVVKDLHAMKAVGINRAFIGNIGLTGEVPYGDVKLFTDEWWEILHAALKTATELNIEIGLFNSPGWSQSGGPWVKPEQAMRYLAAAETVLEGPRKVLQKLSRPGGAFQDVRVLAFPAPEGYGSTFSSLNPRLNAEPGIAGVDKVMDGDTATVLSLQPGKQTIITMTASSVYTARSLTIYPAKRNMTLNVLLEVKENGNYREVKKVTVDRSNNALNVGFVPYAPVAISFAPATGSAFRLTIDKASPGAGIAEIALATTPKVGRYIEKTLAKMHPTPLPYWHEYQWEPQEAVADDAYLVDPSGVIDLTASMSPDGTLNWEVPEGKWVVMRTGMLPTGVKNGPASPEGTGLEIDKMNHEHVIKHFEAFLGEILKRIPAEDRKTWKVAVQDSYEMGGQNWTDGFMKKFKERFGYDPTPYVPVMYGHVIGSQDRSDRFLWDLRRFIADNVAYEYVGGLRDISHKHGLTIWLENYGHWGFPGEFLQYGGQSDEVGGEFWSEGDLGNIENRAASSAAHIYGRNKVSAESFTAAGNTFGRYPAMMKQRGDRFFTEGINNTLLHVYIHQPYEDRKPGVNAWFGNEFNRFNTWYYDMDMFVDYLKRCNFLLQQGKYVADVAYFIGEDAPKMTGIQDPALPKGYSFDYINGEVIRDRLSVKNGKFILPDGMQYSVLVLPQLKTMRPELLEKIAELVKAGGIVLGPKPERSPSLANYGEADGRVKKLAADLWGAIDGKTVKINTYGKGRVMDGMSLEEVFNETGIRPDVKTTAEDPVLYIHRTLPEGEIYFLSNQSDREISIDPVFRVQGKTPELWNAIHGTVRDLPEFKSMENGTAVPLKLDAYESAFVIFRKEPAPGTTGERLNFPEPLKALEINNTWQVQFDPGSRGPAEPVAFDTLTDWSKHPDPAIAHYSGTAVYHNSFQLDRPEGRVVLDLGAVVALAKVKVNGKEVGGVWTPPYKVDITEAVQEGENKVEIKVVNTWVNRLIGDLKKPEEQRKTWTYINPYAAESPLHPAGLLGPVRVELTAY; this comes from the coding sequence ATGAATAAAATATACCTTAAAACCCTCTTCTTGTTCCTTTCCGGGGCATTCATGTTTTCCTGCTCGGAGCAGTTGGCTGAAAACGTGCCGTTTTCCACACTTGAAGATAGATTTAAGACGCCTCCGGATTCGATCCAGACCAGCGTATACTGGTACTGGATCTCCGATAATATTTCAAAGGAGGGTGTGGTAAAAGATCTGCATGCGATGAAGGCCGTAGGAATCAACCGTGCTTTTATTGGAAATATCGGCCTCACCGGGGAGGTGCCTTACGGAGATGTAAAGTTGTTTACCGATGAATGGTGGGAGATCCTTCATGCTGCGCTTAAAACTGCGACCGAACTGAATATTGAGATCGGATTGTTCAACAGTCCGGGTTGGAGCCAGTCCGGCGGCCCCTGGGTAAAGCCGGAGCAAGCCATGCGCTACCTGGCGGCGGCCGAAACGGTCCTGGAGGGTCCGCGAAAGGTCTTGCAAAAATTATCCAGGCCCGGTGGGGCATTCCAGGATGTCAGGGTGTTGGCTTTCCCCGCGCCGGAAGGCTATGGGAGTACGTTTTCCAGCCTGAACCCGCGCTTAAACGCTGAACCCGGTATTGCAGGCGTGGACAAAGTAATGGACGGGGACACCGCCACCGTCTTGTCCCTGCAGCCAGGGAAGCAGACCATTATTACTATGACGGCATCCTCGGTTTATACGGCCAGGAGCCTGACGATCTATCCCGCAAAAAGGAACATGACGTTAAATGTGTTGCTTGAGGTAAAGGAAAATGGAAATTACCGGGAAGTAAAAAAAGTGACCGTTGACCGCAGCAATAATGCGCTGAACGTAGGTTTTGTGCCATATGCACCTGTCGCAATTTCCTTTGCTCCCGCTACTGGCAGCGCTTTCCGCCTGACCATTGACAAGGCTTCTCCCGGAGCAGGCATCGCTGAAATAGCATTGGCTACCACGCCTAAGGTGGGGCGTTATATTGAAAAAACCTTGGCAAAGATGCATCCCACGCCTTTGCCTTACTGGCATGAATATCAATGGGAGCCGCAGGAAGCGGTAGCGGACGACGCATACCTGGTTGATCCCTCCGGGGTCATAGACCTGACCGCCAGCATGTCGCCGGACGGAACGCTGAACTGGGAAGTGCCGGAAGGGAAATGGGTGGTGATGAGAACAGGCATGCTTCCTACCGGCGTTAAAAACGGACCGGCTTCACCCGAAGGAACGGGGCTGGAAATAGATAAAATGAATCACGAACACGTGATCAAACATTTCGAAGCTTTTCTGGGTGAAATTCTTAAACGTATTCCTGCCGAAGACCGTAAAACCTGGAAGGTGGCCGTTCAGGACAGTTACGAAATGGGCGGACAGAACTGGACAGACGGGTTTATGAAAAAGTTCAAAGAGCGGTTTGGTTATGACCCAACCCCGTATGTCCCGGTAATGTACGGGCATGTGATAGGCAGCCAGGACAGGTCGGATCGCTTCTTATGGGATCTCCGGCGTTTTATTGCCGACAACGTTGCTTATGAATACGTGGGAGGCCTGCGCGATATTTCCCACAAACATGGTCTCACCATCTGGCTTGAGAATTACGGGCACTGGGGTTTCCCGGGGGAGTTCCTTCAATATGGAGGGCAATCTGACGAAGTGGGCGGGGAATTCTGGAGCGAAGGAGACCTGGGCAATATTGAGAACCGCGCCGCTTCGTCCGCTGCCCATATTTACGGACGCAATAAAGTTTCCGCGGAGTCCTTTACCGCTGCGGGTAACACTTTTGGCCGTTATCCTGCCATGATGAAACAAAGGGGCGACCGCTTTTTTACCGAAGGGATCAATAATACGCTGCTGCACGTTTATATTCACCAGCCCTATGAAGACAGGAAGCCTGGTGTAAATGCCTGGTTCGGGAACGAATTCAATCGTTTCAATACCTGGTATTATGATATGGATATGTTCGTCGATTACCTGAAACGCTGCAACTTTTTGCTGCAGCAAGGCAAATACGTCGCTGACGTGGCGTATTTTATTGGCGAAGATGCGCCCAAAATGACGGGCATCCAGGATCCTGCCCTGCCAAAGGGATATTCCTTTGACTATATTAACGGGGAAGTGATCCGTGACCGGCTGTCGGTGAAAAACGGAAAGTTTATCCTACCCGACGGCATGCAGTACAGCGTGCTGGTATTGCCCCAGTTAAAAACCATGCGGCCGGAATTACTTGAAAAGATTGCGGAACTGGTAAAGGCAGGAGGGATCGTGCTTGGCCCGAAGCCGGAGCGTTCGCCAAGCCTTGCAAATTATGGCGAAGCGGACGGACGGGTGAAGAAACTAGCCGCCGATCTATGGGGCGCCATTGACGGAAAAACAGTAAAGATCAATACCTATGGCAAGGGACGTGTGATGGATGGGATGAGCCTGGAGGAAGTATTTAATGAAACAGGGATCCGGCCGGACGTTAAAACAACCGCTGAAGACCCTGTATTGTATATCCATCGTACACTACCTGAAGGAGAAATATATTTTCTTTCTAATCAAAGCGACAGGGAAATAAGTATCGATCCTGTATTTCGCGTGCAGGGCAAAACCCCGGAATTATGGAACGCGATCCATGGAACGGTTCGTGACCTTCCGGAGTTTAAAAGCATGGAAAATGGTACTGCGGTTCCGCTGAAACTGGATGCCTATGAAAGCGCTTTCGTGATTTTCAGGAAGGAACCTGCGCCGGGAACGACCGGCGAGAGGCTTAATTTCCCCGAACCGTTGAAGGCGCTGGAAATTAACAATACCTGGCAGGTTCAGTTTGATCCCGGCAGCAGGGGGCCTGCGGAGCCGGTTGCCTTTGACACACTCACGGACTGGTCAAAACACCCTGATCCGGCGATCGCTCATTATTCCGGAACCGCCGTTTACCATAATAGCTTTCAGCTGGACCGCCCCGAAGGCCGGGTGGTGCTGGACCTGGGTGCTGTAGTTGCACTGGCAAAAGTAAAGGTGAATGGGAAGGAAGTCGGCGGAGTGTGGACACCTCCCTACAAAGTGGACATTACAGAAGCGGTTCAGGAGGGGGAGAATAAGGTGGAAATAAAGGTGGTGAACACCTGGGTCAACCGGCTGATCGGAGATTTAAAAAAGCCTGAGGAGCAACGTAAAACATGGACATATATTAACCCGTATGCGGCCGAAAGCCCGCTTCATCCGGCAGGCCTGCTTGGTCCGGTAAGGGTTGAGCTAACCGCCTATTAA
- a CDS encoding DUF4168 domain-containing protein: MKRLKKLRTAALTGFAAILLSASGLYAQQQQQQQQQPLPGGQAPAVKEDFSDETLEKFIDINKKLAPHQQQGEAEMVKAIEGQGLETERFGEIMTARQMNDSTNAGASEEELKKVESATQEIMGIQQELQQKMTKVIVDEGMELQEFEDIILAYQYSPKVQKKINELVQQDQAAGLAPADSSEATPAEE, from the coding sequence ATGAAACGCTTAAAAAAACTAAGAACAGCAGCGCTGACCGGCTTTGCGGCAATATTGCTTTCCGCTTCCGGCCTCTATGCTCAGCAGCAACAACAACAGCAACAGCAGCCGCTACCGGGAGGACAAGCGCCCGCCGTAAAGGAAGACTTTAGTGATGAAACACTTGAAAAGTTTATAGATATCAATAAAAAGCTTGCCCCTCACCAGCAGCAGGGCGAGGCGGAAATGGTAAAGGCCATCGAAGGACAGGGACTGGAAACCGAACGCTTCGGCGAAATCATGACAGCCCGCCAGATGAACGACTCAACCAATGCGGGCGCTTCTGAAGAAGAGCTAAAAAAAGTGGAAAGCGCCACCCAGGAAATAATGGGCATACAGCAGGAGCTGCAGCAAAAGATGACCAAAGTCATCGTGGACGAGGGTATGGAACTGCAGGAGTTTGAGGATATTATCCTGGCTTACCAGTATAGCCCGAAAGTGCAGAAAAAGATCAATGAACTTGTGCAGCAGGATCAGGCAGCCGGCCTCGCTCCTGCGGATTCAAGCGAAGCCACACCTGCTGAAGAGTAA
- a CDS encoding helix-turn-helix domain-containing protein, whose protein sequence is MFKILFSILLNRMTYFKTFPPCPELAEIVDFYWRSIITLSESLSQEVPTPLMQGMTFNLNALAEDMIFPERKLTMKKYCYLFGQPVKPRISLSNPRGIDILGVKFKAMGIHRLTGLNMRYLADDIIEADSVWGNEVELLCEQMYEASGTGEMIWMLEKFLTGKLRQQQKKRNNLAMAGALELMGGKKFYTLKAIQEMTFTSKKTLERYFLDQVGLPPKRYARICRFNLVKNMFDQQPGMNWQEIAFQLGYYDQSHFIKEFKEFSGKTPNEYCASRLLESSALF, encoded by the coding sequence ATGTTTAAAATATTATTTTCGATTCTCCTGAACCGTATGACTTATTTTAAAACATTTCCACCCTGCCCTGAACTGGCTGAAATTGTGGATTTCTACTGGCGGTCCATTATCACCCTCAGCGAAAGCCTCAGCCAGGAAGTACCTACGCCGCTTATGCAGGGAATGACCTTTAACCTGAATGCGCTGGCGGAAGATATGATCTTCCCGGAGAGAAAACTGACGATGAAAAAGTATTGTTATTTATTCGGTCAGCCCGTAAAGCCAAGGATATCCCTCAGTAATCCCCGGGGCATCGATATTCTGGGAGTTAAGTTCAAGGCGATGGGCATTCACCGGTTAACAGGGTTGAACATGCGTTACCTGGCGGATGATATTATTGAGGCGGACAGCGTTTGGGGTAACGAAGTGGAGCTGCTTTGCGAGCAAATGTACGAGGCCTCCGGAACGGGGGAAATGATCTGGATGCTGGAAAAATTTCTCACTGGAAAACTACGACAGCAGCAGAAAAAGCGGAATAACCTGGCGATGGCGGGAGCGCTGGAGCTGATGGGCGGAAAAAAGTTTTATACGCTGAAAGCGATACAGGAAATGACCTTTACTTCCAAGAAGACCCTGGAACGGTATTTTCTGGACCAAGTAGGCCTGCCGCCCAAGCGTTACGCCCGGATATGCCGGTTTAACCTGGTTAAAAATATGTTCGATCAGCAACCGGGGATGAATTGGCAGGAAATAGCCTTTCAGCTGGGCTATTATGATCAAAGCCATTTTATTAAAGAATTTAAAGAATTTTCAGGGAAAACACCGAATGAATATTGCGCATCCCGTCTCCTTGAATCCTCTGCGCTTTTCTAG
- a CDS encoding DUF2784 domain-containing protein: MTGNLQLLDVLLTLLHLAIIGFNLFGWIWAPLRKAHFISILLTAASWLLLGYWYGLGYCPITDWQWRIKEQLGERGLPASFIKYFADKVSGENLDASLVDTLTTVFFAIAAALSVYVNFFRKRRG; the protein is encoded by the coding sequence ATGACCGGCAACCTTCAGCTTCTGGACGTATTACTCACCTTGCTCCACCTGGCAATTATCGGCTTCAATCTCTTTGGGTGGATATGGGCCCCGCTGAGGAAAGCACATTTTATCAGCATTTTGCTAACTGCCGCTTCCTGGCTGCTGCTCGGCTATTGGTATGGCCTGGGCTACTGTCCCATTACCGACTGGCAATGGCGGATAAAAGAGCAGTTGGGAGAAAGGGGTCTTCCGGCCTCCTTCATCAAATATTTTGCGGATAAAGTCAGCGGGGAGAACCTGGATGCCTCATTGGTAGACACCTTGACGACGGTCTTTTTCGCCATTGCTGCCGCACTTTCTGTTTACGTAAATTTTTTCCGGAAGCGCCGGGGATAA